Proteins encoded by one window of bacterium:
- a CDS encoding glycosyltransferase, which produces MTAAPSASVVILNFNGREHLPDCLGSLVGLDYPRDRLEILVVDNGSTDGSVEWVRQHHPDVRVVELGANLGFAEGNNRGATEARGEFLVFLNTDTRVTPGWLHALVAPLAGGDSDIAATASKMLDWEGAHLDFPVYATLLGMPYASREARRHRRPEDYARPGALLFPSGGAMAVRRDVFLDAGGFDADFFMYHEDVDLGWRLWLLGYRVEYVPDAVVYHRLGGSSRGDPAQLYFLNERNALFTVIKNTGDERLARLLPLLLLWLVERTGLYLRLDPAKYRPGNDPSTRIESQAVPPGSLAGIAAVMDMIRHLPRLIEKRAAVQARRVRTDEEIAALLDLPREVFVQMMLGADVDFTPTVRLLDEFGLAAGETSLFGRRLRDLGMALPVGDPAAGTRLMECLLYLADHTAEETKATFGSGVLQALVQRTGIPTRDLQMLARVLVVTGSRMLAGIGPEQGMAAIEQGQEGPSGALLGLMREALWRDAVFYREELAKRTDQLVGVLRDAQARLEDQAAREAAWRGREESWAAERTALQAAKGAAHAAWERAEASLQQVLRSRWYRLGHLLAVSWRLATHPRYVAARIQNQVWHWGRTLLPTSVKRWVKRAVLRQPQDAWGTPVVLPIGSGSAAAAAPPTPAPPVPTHAGPPLVVGAPLPRRAGYDLIVFAVIDWQFRFQRPQQLACQFAADGHRVFYVSITFDDAPDGRAEQGPRITSLRPDVYELRLRGPSTLSVYRDRLKGGVLEGFVAAFERLREEQGIADAVSLVDLPFWGPLATRLRERFGWKMIYDCMDRHGGFSTNDTSMLADEVTLVRESDLVVATSRALYEEQRAHNARCLLVPNAADFVHFSVLVGEAPAWLQNLRRPVIGYYGAIADWFDTALVGDLARLRPQWTFVLVGSTFTADLRPLEGLHNVHLPGEQPYAKLPAFLHSFDACLIPFKRLPLTEATNPVKFYEYLSAGKPVIVTPLPELEEYEAEGLVSFAGTAPEFADQIERALATDSPDAIGRRMRFAGQHTWGARYLQLQEAIRRLHPRASIIIPTHNNLHLTRLCLGAILRNTSWPNYEIIIVDNASSDETSAYLRDLEGRHDNVRCIFNERNEGFARANNQGIAAGTGDYLVLLNNDTMVTRGWLTAMIRYLEAHPDAGMIGPATNLAGNEARIVVDYTNADEMEAFAERYVREHVGEVLEPAMLGFFCVVIPRRVLDQVGLLDERFGIGMFEDDDYSRRVRQAGYRLVCTDGAFVHHFHSATMRRFSEQEYLRMFETNRAKFEQKWGVRWAPHRYRWQR; this is translated from the coding sequence ATGACGGCCGCGCCCTCCGCCAGCGTCGTCATCCTCAACTTCAACGGCCGCGAACACCTGCCCGACTGCCTGGGCTCGCTGGTTGGCCTCGACTACCCGCGCGATCGCCTGGAGATCCTGGTCGTGGACAACGGGTCCACCGATGGGTCAGTAGAATGGGTGCGCCAGCACCACCCAGATGTGCGCGTTGTGGAGCTGGGTGCCAACCTCGGCTTCGCCGAGGGGAACAACCGGGGTGCCACCGAGGCCCGGGGCGAGTTCCTGGTCTTCCTGAACACAGACACCAGGGTCACCCCCGGCTGGCTGCACGCGCTGGTGGCGCCCCTGGCAGGAGGCGATTCGGACATCGCCGCCACTGCCTCGAAGATGCTCGACTGGGAAGGCGCGCACCTCGACTTCCCGGTGTACGCCACCCTCCTGGGCATGCCGTATGCCTCGCGGGAGGCCCGCCGGCACCGCCGGCCGGAGGACTATGCGCGACCGGGTGCGCTGCTGTTCCCCTCTGGCGGCGCTATGGCGGTCCGGCGCGATGTCTTCCTAGACGCGGGTGGGTTCGACGCGGACTTCTTCATGTACCACGAGGATGTTGACCTGGGATGGCGCCTCTGGCTCCTGGGGTACCGCGTAGAGTATGTTCCCGATGCCGTCGTGTACCACAGGCTGGGCGGATCCTCGCGCGGTGACCCGGCGCAGTTGTACTTCCTCAATGAGCGGAACGCCCTGTTCACCGTGATCAAGAACACCGGAGACGAACGGCTGGCCCGACTGCTTCCGCTGCTCCTGTTGTGGCTGGTCGAGCGGACCGGACTGTACCTGCGCCTGGATCCCGCGAAATACCGTCCGGGCAACGACCCGTCCACGCGGATTGAGTCGCAGGCGGTGCCGCCAGGATCGCTGGCCGGGATCGCGGCCGTGATGGACATGATCAGACACCTCCCGCGCCTGATCGAGAAGCGGGCCGCGGTCCAGGCGCGCCGGGTCCGTACCGACGAGGAGATCGCCGCGCTCCTCGACCTGCCCCGCGAGGTCTTCGTGCAGATGATGCTCGGGGCGGACGTGGACTTCACGCCGACCGTCCGCCTGCTCGATGAGTTCGGACTGGCCGCGGGTGAAACGTCGCTCTTTGGGCGGCGGCTGCGCGATCTCGGCATGGCGCTGCCAGTCGGAGACCCCGCGGCGGGCACCAGGTTAATGGAATGCCTGCTGTACCTGGCTGACCACACAGCCGAGGAGACGAAGGCGACATTCGGGTCCGGTGTGCTGCAAGCGCTTGTGCAACGCACAGGGATCCCGACGCGGGACCTACAGATGCTCGCGCGCGTCCTCGTCGTCACGGGGTCGCGGATGCTCGCGGGCATCGGCCCGGAACAGGGTATGGCCGCGATCGAACAGGGCCAGGAAGGCCCGTCCGGCGCCCTGCTCGGCCTGATGCGGGAGGCGCTCTGGCGTGACGCGGTGTTCTACCGGGAGGAGCTTGCCAAGCGGACCGACCAGCTCGTCGGGGTGCTACGCGACGCGCAGGCGCGTCTTGAGGATCAGGCGGCCCGGGAGGCCGCATGGCGCGGACGGGAGGAATCCTGGGCGGCAGAGCGGACCGCGCTGCAGGCCGCGAAGGGGGCCGCCCACGCCGCCTGGGAGCGCGCCGAGGCTTCGCTGCAGCAGGTGCTGCGGTCAAGGTGGTACCGGCTCGGGCATCTGCTGGCCGTCTCCTGGAGGCTGGCGACGCACCCGAGGTACGTGGCTGCCAGGATCCAGAACCAGGTCTGGCACTGGGGGCGCACCCTGCTCCCAACGTCGGTCAAGCGGTGGGTCAAGCGGGCGGTCCTGAGGCAGCCGCAGGATGCCTGGGGGACGCCGGTGGTCTTGCCCATCGGGAGCGGGTCAGCCGCGGCGGCCGCCCCCCCGACTCCGGCTCCGCCGGTTCCCACCCATGCTGGACCGCCGCTTGTGGTGGGCGCCCCGCTTCCGAGGCGGGCCGGGTACGATCTGATCGTCTTCGCGGTGATCGACTGGCAGTTCCGGTTCCAGCGCCCCCAGCAGCTCGCGTGTCAGTTCGCCGCCGACGGGCACCGGGTCTTCTATGTGAGCATCACGTTCGACGACGCCCCGGACGGACGAGCGGAACAAGGCCCGCGCATTACCTCCCTCCGGCCCGATGTTTATGAGCTGCGCCTGCGCGGGCCATCCACGCTGAGCGTCTACCGCGACCGCCTGAAGGGGGGGGTCCTCGAAGGCTTCGTCGCGGCCTTCGAGCGGCTCCGGGAGGAGCAGGGGATCGCGGATGCGGTCAGCCTCGTTGATCTCCCGTTCTGGGGCCCGTTGGCCACGCGCCTGCGGGAGCGTTTCGGATGGAAGATGATCTACGACTGCATGGACCGTCACGGTGGCTTCTCGACCAACGACACGTCCATGCTCGCCGATGAGGTGACCCTGGTCCGGGAGAGCGATCTCGTGGTGGCGACCTCGCGGGCGCTCTACGAGGAGCAGCGGGCGCACAACGCGAGGTGCCTCCTCGTGCCGAACGCGGCAGACTTCGTGCACTTCAGCGTCCTTGTCGGTGAAGCCCCGGCCTGGCTCCAGAACCTGCGCCGGCCTGTGATCGGTTACTATGGCGCGATCGCCGACTGGTTCGACACTGCGCTCGTGGGCGACCTGGCCCGCCTTCGGCCCCAGTGGACGTTCGTGCTGGTCGGCAGCACCTTCACCGCGGACCTGCGGCCGCTGGAGGGGCTGCACAACGTCCACCTCCCCGGGGAGCAGCCCTACGCCAAACTCCCGGCCTTCCTACACTCGTTTGACGCATGCCTCATCCCGTTCAAACGGCTCCCCCTCACCGAGGCGACGAACCCTGTGAAGTTCTACGAGTATCTGAGCGCGGGGAAGCCCGTCATCGTCACGCCGCTGCCGGAACTTGAAGAATACGAGGCGGAAGGCCTGGTTTCTTTCGCCGGGACGGCGCCGGAGTTCGCCGATCAAATCGAGCGGGCGCTGGCCACGGATTCGCCTGATGCCATCGGGCGTCGGATGCGGTTCGCCGGGCAGCACACCTGGGGCGCGCGTTACCTGCAACTGCAGGAAGCGATCCGCCGGCTCCATCCCAGGGCGAGTATCATCATTCCCACCCACAACAACCTGCACCTGACCCGGTTGTGCCTCGGCGCGATCCTTCGCAACACTTCGTGGCCCAACTACGAGATCATCATCGTGGATAACGCCTCGTCCGACGAGACGTCGGCCTATCTGCGGGACCTGGAGGGCCGGCACGACAACGTGCGCTGCATCTTCAACGAACGGAACGAGGGGTTCGCGCGGGCCAACAACCAGGGCATCGCGGCCGGGACCGGAGACTACCTGGTGCTGCTCAACAACGACACAATGGTCACCCGCGGATGGCTGACCGCAATGATCCGGTACCTGGAGGCGCACCCGGATGCCGGCATGATCGGGCCGGCCACCAACCTAGCGGGCAACGAGGCCAGGATCGTCGTGGACTACACCAACGCGGACGAGATGGAGGCGTTCGCCGAGCGGTATGTCCGCGAGCACGTCGGGGAGGTGCTGGAGCCTGCCATGCTGGGGTTCTTCTGCGTGGTGATCCCGCGCCGCGTGCTAGACCAGGTGGGCCTGCTGGACGAGCGGTTTGGGATTGGGATGTTCGAGGACGACGACTACTCTCGCCGGGTGCGGCAGGCCGGGTACCGGTTGGTGTGTACCGACGGCGCGTTCGTGCACCACTTCCACAGCGCGACGATGCGGCGGTTCAGCGAGCAGGAGTACCTGCGCATGTTCGAGACCAACCGGGCGAAGTTCGAGCAAAAATGGGGGGTGCGCTGGGCTCCTCACCGCTATCGCTGGCAGCGGTGA
- a CDS encoding polysaccharide pyruvyl transferase family protein: MSSVSPVASLCRRIDEVLRPLIPDGAACALVEFPDYGNVGDSAIWLGERRWLRRSGIRTAYGCTIETYDRELLAARVADGVILLQGGGNLGDLWPHHQRFRERVIADFPDRRIVQLPQTITFQDSENLRRARAVFDAHPNLVLLVRDRRSLDLARSEFRATSLLCPDMALVLGNLRRPAQPEVDVLLLARSDKETRGALPGIEEPGVERLDWRCDQASRLVAAARLTTRQTARRGRSVGPAWALQAWLFDLIAGHRLERGCRTLSRGRVVITDRLHGHILCLLLGIPHVLLDTRFGKLKAFHETWTQGCALTHWANSPEEALAKARTLASGPVGGWAPAPRR; encoded by the coding sequence ATGAGCAGCGTCTCACCAGTGGCTTCGCTGTGTCGCCGGATTGACGAGGTCCTCCGGCCGCTGATCCCTGACGGCGCCGCGTGCGCGCTAGTCGAGTTTCCGGACTACGGCAACGTGGGCGACAGCGCGATCTGGCTGGGGGAGAGAAGGTGGCTGCGCCGGTCGGGCATCCGCACCGCCTACGGATGCACCATCGAGACCTATGACCGGGAGTTGCTGGCTGCCCGGGTTGCGGACGGAGTCATCCTCCTGCAAGGAGGGGGGAATCTCGGGGATCTATGGCCGCACCACCAGCGGTTCCGCGAGAGGGTGATCGCGGACTTCCCCGACCGCAGGATCGTCCAGTTGCCGCAGACGATCACCTTCCAGGATTCGGAGAACCTCCGGCGCGCCCGGGCTGTCTTCGACGCCCATCCCAACCTCGTGCTCCTGGTGCGGGACAGGCGGAGCCTCGATCTGGCGCGGAGCGAGTTCCGGGCCACGAGCCTGCTCTGCCCTGACATGGCGCTCGTCCTGGGCAACCTCAGACGACCCGCGCAACCAGAGGTGGACGTGCTGCTGCTGGCACGAAGCGACAAGGAGACTCGAGGGGCGTTGCCCGGAATCGAGGAGCCGGGGGTAGAACGGCTGGACTGGCGGTGCGATCAGGCCTCGAGGCTGGTGGCTGCGGCGCGCCTCACTACGCGGCAGACAGCCCGCAGGGGGCGTTCGGTTGGACCGGCGTGGGCACTCCAGGCCTGGCTGTTCGATCTCATCGCGGGGCATCGGCTCGAGCGGGGGTGCAGGACGCTCTCCAGGGGCAGGGTCGTGATCACAGACCGGCTGCACGGACACATCCTCTGCCTGCTGTTGGGCATTCCGCACGTGCTCCTGGACACCCGCTTCGGGAAGCTCAAGGCATTCCATGAGACCTGGACGCAGGGCTGCGCGTTGACGCACTGGGCCAACTCGCCCGAGGAAGCGCTCGCGAAGGCGAGAACTCTGGCCTCTGGGCCAGTCGGCGGCTGGGCGCCGGCTCCGCGGCGCTGA
- a CDS encoding glycosyltransferase, with protein MVSVIVCTRNRAPSLGRALQSLAAMEIAPGVAWELIVVDNGSKDATREVVEEFAWATGLNVRYAFEAAQGISHARNRGLREARGEIIAFTDDDVQVDRSWLREILAEFTTDPDLALLAGRTLMLSPEKPELSTRKSLSRTYHAFPCHPRQIGTGNNMALRASLPARVGTFDVALGAGSLAGSGEDTDFNYRAVRSGQKVLYSPLPLVYHDHNRASPDAHRRSRLNYMRGWGAFLCKQALRGDRWIARLLLSEMKRLIVVVFNNPQERKLTLLRLGSMLQGVLLRVGIEIQQRLATLRNGRRGPRAGVRGGHGGQ; from the coding sequence ATGGTCTCGGTAATTGTCTGCACCCGCAACCGCGCCCCCAGCCTGGGGCGCGCCCTCCAGAGCCTCGCGGCCATGGAGATTGCCCCTGGCGTGGCCTGGGAGTTGATCGTGGTGGATAACGGGTCGAAGGACGCCACGCGCGAGGTCGTCGAGGAGTTCGCCTGGGCAACGGGCCTGAACGTCAGATATGCTTTCGAGGCCGCGCAGGGCATCTCCCATGCCAGGAATCGAGGATTGCGAGAAGCGCGGGGAGAGATCATAGCTTTCACGGACGACGACGTGCAGGTGGACCGCTCCTGGCTGCGGGAGATCCTGGCCGAGTTCACTACCGATCCGGACCTGGCACTGCTGGCCGGGCGGACCCTGATGCTCTCCCCGGAGAAGCCTGAACTGAGCACGCGGAAGTCGCTGTCCAGGACGTATCACGCGTTTCCCTGTCATCCCCGTCAGATAGGAACAGGCAACAACATGGCTCTGCGCGCCTCGCTTCCCGCTCGGGTCGGGACGTTCGACGTGGCCCTCGGAGCGGGGAGCTTGGCAGGATCCGGGGAGGACACGGACTTCAACTACCGCGCGGTCAGGTCGGGCCAGAAGGTGCTCTACAGTCCCCTGCCCCTCGTGTATCACGATCACAACCGGGCCTCGCCGGATGCCCACCGCCGGTCGAGATTGAACTACATGCGCGGGTGGGGGGCGTTCCTCTGCAAACAGGCGCTGCGAGGAGATCGGTGGATCGCCCGTCTCCTTCTGTCCGAGATGAAAAGGCTCATCGTCGTGGTCTTCAACAATCCGCAGGAGAGGAAGCTGACGCTCCTGCGCCTGGGGTCCATGCTGCAAGGGGTACTGCTAAGGGTCGGCATCGAGATTCAGCAGAGGCTGGCGACGCTCCGCAACGGCCGGCGTGGGCCTCGGGCCGGCGTCAGAGGAGGCCACGGCGGGCAATGA
- a CDS encoding glycosyltransferase family 4 protein: MRILLTYVTIGRGGDAVQWLALAEGFRLEGHAVTLAGANVIRPYSTGTATARLRGIVRRLPWWIRDGIEIVLSGVTVWQAWRAARRHGADLIVHRATTYDLVGVALAWLLRVPLVAHLDAHVPVERRYRSESYWRWLHERAMALLGRHATLVVTPSRPVRHYYREVGIPPGKLLVRRNGVFDRHLRLGLEAVRASPPLARGPVCVLGFVGSLSDWHRVDLLLDALARLVAMNGTTAYRLVIAGTGREEAHLKDQAERLGVAHLVEWRGPLSHDRAVATMAECDIAVLPSTLATGAPMKLSEYAAMGRPIIAPALPNIRDLFTPGIEAVLVEPGSAAAIAAAVVLLASDPEAARRIGRAGQARVLGCTWEATARLMVRATLAPEGGAADRLDVEAMEGRSASCCPGSTSGPSRSS, translated from the coding sequence ATGAGAATCCTTCTCACGTACGTAACCATCGGTCGCGGTGGCGATGCCGTCCAGTGGCTGGCGCTGGCCGAGGGCTTCCGGCTGGAGGGCCACGCCGTGACCCTCGCCGGTGCGAACGTCATCAGACCATACAGCACCGGCACCGCAACGGCCAGGCTGCGAGGGATCGTGCGCCGCCTCCCCTGGTGGATCCGTGACGGCATCGAGATCGTCCTCAGCGGCGTCACGGTCTGGCAGGCGTGGCGCGCGGCCCGGCGTCATGGGGCGGATCTCATCGTGCACAGGGCGACCACCTACGATCTGGTGGGCGTGGCGTTGGCGTGGCTGCTGCGGGTGCCGCTCGTGGCGCACCTGGACGCGCATGTCCCGGTCGAGCGCCGGTATCGCTCGGAGTCGTACTGGCGGTGGCTGCACGAGCGGGCCATGGCTCTGCTGGGCCGGCATGCGACGCTCGTCGTGACGCCCTCGAGGCCGGTCCGGCACTACTACCGCGAGGTGGGAATACCGCCCGGCAAACTCCTGGTGCGCCGTAACGGCGTCTTCGATCGCCACCTCCGACTTGGCCTGGAGGCCGTGCGCGCTTCGCCCCCGCTGGCGCGCGGGCCGGTGTGCGTGTTGGGCTTCGTCGGGAGCCTCTCGGACTGGCACCGGGTGGACTTGCTGCTCGACGCGCTGGCCCGCCTGGTGGCGATGAACGGGACGACGGCATATCGGCTGGTGATCGCAGGTACCGGCCGGGAAGAGGCGCACCTGAAGGACCAGGCCGAACGCCTGGGGGTCGCGCACCTCGTGGAGTGGCGGGGTCCGCTCTCCCATGATCGCGCGGTTGCGACGATGGCTGAGTGCGACATCGCGGTCCTGCCCTCGACGCTTGCCACCGGTGCACCGATGAAGCTCTCGGAGTACGCGGCGATGGGGCGTCCCATCATTGCGCCGGCACTCCCCAACATCCGCGACCTTTTCACGCCTGGGATCGAAGCGGTGCTGGTGGAGCCGGGCAGTGCGGCGGCCATTGCCGCGGCGGTGGTCTTGCTCGCCAGCGACCCCGAGGCAGCGCGGCGGATCGGACGCGCCGGCCAGGCCCGAGTCCTGGGATGCACGTGGGAAGCAACGGCCCGGCTGATGGTTCGCGCGACCCTCGCGCCTGAAGGCGGGGCCGCCGACCGTCTCGATGTGGAAGCCATGGAAGGAAGGAGCGCATCATGCTGCCCGGGATCCACATCCGGACCCTCAAGAAGCTCGTAG
- a CDS encoding dTDP-4-dehydrorhamnose 3,5-epimerase family protein, with the protein MLPGIHIRTLKKLVDDRGFFMEALRADWQDLLSDDTIVQANLSLSYPGMIRAWHRHLRGQVDYFLVLRGAMRICAYDDDAASATCGDLTEVAASGDVPQVVRIPGHYWHGTMALGVEPSLTMYFTTRLYDYQRPDEERRPWNDPAIVDPRSGRPYDWLRPVHK; encoded by the coding sequence ATGCTGCCCGGGATCCACATCCGGACCCTCAAGAAGCTCGTAGATGACCGCGGGTTCTTCATGGAGGCGCTGCGGGCAGACTGGCAGGACCTGCTGAGCGACGATACCATCGTGCAGGCCAACCTGTCCCTGAGCTACCCGGGGATGATCCGGGCCTGGCACCGGCACCTGCGGGGGCAGGTGGACTACTTCCTCGTGCTGCGGGGAGCGATGCGCATCTGCGCCTACGACGATGACGCCGCCTCGGCCACCTGTGGCGATCTCACCGAGGTGGCGGCCAGCGGCGATGTTCCCCAGGTGGTGCGCATCCCGGGGCACTACTGGCACGGCACTATGGCGCTCGGCGTAGAGCCGTCGCTGACGATGTACTTCACGACCCGCCTGTACGACTACCAGCGGCCGGACGAGGAGCGCCGGCCCTGGAACGATCCCGCGATCGTGGACCCCCGCAGCGGCCGGCCCTACGATTGGCTGCGGCCGGTCCACAAGTAG
- a CDS encoding SDR family oxidoreductase: protein MANVLVTGGGGYIGSILVETLLDAGHAVTVLDRFFFGREALDGVAGHPRLRIVQDDIRWCAPEVLDGIEVVMDLAALSNDPAGELDPERTLEINHQGRVRIARIARERGAARYILASSCSIYGFHEGVVLDEASPPNPLTTYAQANLLAEQDTLPLAGDGFAVTVLRQATVYGLSPRMRFDLAINGMVLGLHKHGRIPVLRDGTQWRPFVHVRDTARAFVLTMDAPVERVSGQILNIGSDDQNVQILPLAETVARAVGRDGATEWYGLPDHRSYRVSFGKAREAMGFLPAWTPEQGAQEVMAALEEGRVTDGPRTLTVAWYKALLEWQDRLAGVVQRGRIL from the coding sequence ATGGCCAACGTGCTTGTCACCGGCGGCGGGGGATACATAGGGTCCATCCTCGTCGAGACCCTGCTGGATGCCGGCCACGCAGTAACCGTCCTCGACCGGTTCTTCTTCGGACGCGAGGCCCTCGATGGCGTGGCAGGCCATCCCCGGCTGCGCATCGTGCAGGACGACATCCGCTGGTGCGCGCCCGAGGTGCTCGACGGGATCGAGGTGGTCATGGATCTGGCGGCGCTCTCCAACGACCCCGCCGGCGAACTCGATCCCGAGCGGACCCTGGAGATCAACCATCAAGGTCGGGTGCGGATCGCCCGGATCGCGCGCGAGCGGGGCGCGGCCCGGTACATCCTGGCGTCGTCGTGCAGCATCTATGGCTTTCACGAGGGAGTGGTGCTCGACGAGGCGTCGCCGCCCAATCCACTGACCACTTACGCGCAGGCCAACCTGCTGGCCGAGCAGGATACGCTGCCGCTGGCCGGGGATGGGTTTGCCGTCACGGTCCTGCGCCAGGCCACCGTCTACGGCCTGTCCCCGCGGATGCGGTTCGACCTGGCGATCAACGGCATGGTGCTAGGGCTGCACAAGCACGGGAGGATCCCGGTCCTGCGCGACGGCACTCAGTGGCGGCCGTTCGTGCACGTCCGTGACACCGCGCGGGCCTTCGTCCTGACCATGGACGCGCCCGTCGAGCGTGTCAGCGGCCAGATCTTGAACATCGGCTCGGACGACCAGAACGTTCAGATCCTTCCGCTGGCCGAGACGGTGGCTCGCGCTGTGGGCCGGGACGGCGCGACCGAGTGGTACGGGCTACCCGACCACCGCTCGTACCGGGTCAGCTTCGGTAAGGCCCGAGAGGCGATGGGTTTCCTGCCAGCGTGGACGCCTGAGCAGGGCGCGCAGGAGGTGATGGCCGCGCTCGAGGAGGGGCGCGTGACCGACGGCCCCCGCACGCTGACGGTCGCGTGGTACAAGGCTCTGCTCGAGTGGCAAGACCGGCTGGCCGGGGTGGTCCAGCGTGGCCGCATCCTCTAG
- the rfbD gene encoding dTDP-4-dehydrorhamnose reductase: MAASSSPPAPSSPRVAIIGATGQLGSDLVRAMEDRAPVGLSHADIEVTDGPCVLDRLAAIAPDVVINCAAFHRVDECEVRPEEAFRVNALGARNVALTCARLGALAVYISTDYVFGGEAGRPYVEGDPPRPINVYGASKLAGEHLVAAVAPRHLIVRVSSLFGVAGASGKGGSFVETMIRKARAGEAIRVVDDIVMSPTYTADAAAALRGLIAGGHTGIAHASNAGACSWFEFARAIFALLGWEVDLQPQRSADQPAAARRPRYSALESSRLLALGLVQAPWEDALRRYLEAKGYLSARGEP, from the coding sequence GTGGCCGCATCCTCTAGCCCCCCAGCCCCTTCCAGTCCCCGCGTCGCCATCATCGGCGCCACGGGGCAACTTGGGTCAGACCTCGTCCGCGCGATGGAAGATCGGGCGCCGGTTGGGTTGAGTCATGCCGACATCGAGGTGACGGACGGGCCGTGTGTCCTTGATCGGCTGGCGGCCATCGCGCCCGATGTTGTGATCAACTGCGCGGCGTTTCACCGCGTTGATGAGTGTGAGGTCCGCCCCGAGGAGGCGTTTCGGGTCAACGCGCTCGGCGCGCGGAACGTCGCCCTGACCTGCGCCAGGCTGGGGGCATTGGCCGTCTACATCAGCACCGACTACGTCTTCGGCGGCGAGGCCGGCCGACCGTACGTGGAAGGCGACCCGCCACGCCCGATCAATGTCTACGGCGCATCCAAGCTGGCCGGCGAGCACCTGGTGGCCGCGGTCGCGCCCCGCCACCTGATCGTGCGGGTCTCCAGCCTGTTCGGGGTCGCTGGGGCCAGCGGCAAGGGAGGGAGCTTCGTCGAGACGATGATCCGCAAGGCCCGGGCCGGGGAGGCCATCCGGGTGGTGGACGACATCGTGATGTCGCCGACCTACACGGCCGATGCCGCTGCCGCCCTGCGCGGACTCATCGCGGGCGGGCACACCGGGATCGCACACGCGTCGAACGCGGGCGCCTGCAGTTGGTTCGAATTCGCGCGGGCGATCTTCGCCCTGCTCGGCTGGGAGGTGGACTTGCAGCCCCAACGCTCGGCCGATCAGCCGGCGGCGGCGAGGCGGCCGCGGTACTCGGCCCTGGAGTCGTCGCGGCTGCTGGCTTTGGGCTTGGTGCAGGCGCCGTGGGAGGACGCGCTCCGGCGGTACCTGGAGGCGAAGGGATACCTGAGCGCCAGGGGAGAACCGTGA
- a CDS encoding methyltransferase domain-containing protein: MSAPPTDLFMHEHLKALEPGARVLDLGCGGGSFRYADFAHLQIAALDLERPAEADAWPQHVRFQQGSAEALPFSNDTFALVLANFVYEHTQDFTRAIVEAERVLVPGGTVYLSVPNAKSFEDDLYRALFAGGGHLQRFGLPGILRKVYAHTGLKLMAFADWPAGFTFFEGREGLRQFTLALVAALRRSGRADLALRSNFMMAFRKMEGIGYRTVARVCTYCGSGGVEELPAGEAGPGWECRSCGRTWEPRPPRLDDLDRLEAEAQGLLSAHPHKRGATSLRPPDPRGRSGWLDRLTRRVLGLRRT, from the coding sequence GTGAGCGCGCCTCCGACAGATCTCTTTATGCACGAGCACCTGAAGGCGCTGGAGCCAGGCGCGCGCGTGCTGGATCTGGGATGCGGCGGCGGCAGCTTCCGGTACGCGGACTTCGCGCACCTCCAGATAGCTGCCCTGGACCTGGAGCGGCCGGCTGAGGCCGATGCGTGGCCGCAGCACGTACGGTTCCAGCAGGGTTCCGCCGAGGCCCTACCCTTTTCTAACGATACCTTCGCCCTGGTGCTTGCTAACTTCGTCTACGAGCACACGCAGGACTTCACGCGGGCCATCGTCGAGGCCGAGCGGGTGCTGGTACCAGGAGGGACCGTCTACCTGTCGGTCCCCAACGCGAAGAGCTTCGAGGACGATTTGTACCGGGCGCTGTTTGCCGGCGGCGGCCACCTCCAGAGGTTTGGGCTGCCGGGGATCTTGCGGAAGGTGTACGCGCACACCGGGCTTAAGCTGATGGCGTTTGCCGACTGGCCGGCGGGTTTCACTTTCTTCGAGGGCCGGGAAGGCCTACGCCAGTTCACGCTGGCCCTGGTGGCAGCACTGCGCCGGTCGGGCAGGGCCGACCTGGCGCTCCGATCGAACTTCATGATGGCGTTCCGCAAGATGGAGGGGATCGGCTACCGGACCGTCGCCAGGGTCTGCACTTACTGTGGCAGCGGCGGGGTGGAGGAGCTTCCGGCTGGCGAGGCCGGCCCTGGCTGGGAGTGCCGTAGCTGCGGACGGACCTGGGAACCCAGGCCCCCTCGTCTGGACGATCTGGACCGCCTCGAAGCGGAGGCGCAGGGGCTCTTGAGCGCGCATCCCCATAAACGCGGTGCGACTAGTCTTCGACCGCCGGATCCCAGGGGCCGCAGCGGCTGGCTGGATCGTCTGACGAGGCGCGTCCTGGGTCTTCGTCGGACATAG